One window of Nostoc sp. C052 genomic DNA carries:
- a CDS encoding S8 family serine peptidase yields the protein MVQVRYGGQNGQQYEFAISNEHVVVRTESRSTIVGARSFEVAPVSPIARSILNQFELTTRFRQAGVEILQAKVPNQGVALRDRAREILNNESEVQFAGRVLIDPISQQPVVYTENLFVKFDSEEESRVCQEVLRRYSLTIKRQLEYARNAYFVSAPANTGMAVFDIAERLLNEESVELCHPELARESRQRQVFPQQWHLKQTTINGKIINAHANVEAAWKLSDGTGTIIAIIDDGVDLDHEEFRSSGKIVAPRDVTRKTNNPRPGNDNNHGTSCAGVACGNGNFGASGVAPGAKLMPIRLASALGSQDEADAFIWAAQNGADVISCSWGPADGTWFEPDDPVHKQKVPLPDSTRLAIDFAINKGRNGKGCVVLFAAGNGNESVDNDGYASYQKVIAVAACNDYGKRSAYSDFGQAVWCAFPSNNGDSSQTSGIWTTDRSGVLGYNSGNQNLGDAAGNYTNEFGGTSSACPGAAGVAALILARNPNLRWDEVRDIFKRSSDRIDPTGGKYDTNGHSPFYGYGRINALKAVELAKPAQTSPISIFKAVQDIPINDLQVSTLSLAIANTSLLKSIKVLVDIEHTYIGDLVVTLLPPVQIGILPIVLHDRQGGATDNIKTTYDEVNTPKLAAFKGKSPQGTWTLEVADKANADIGKIRSLTIEIGF from the coding sequence ATGGTTCAGGTTCGCTATGGTGGACAGAACGGCCAACAGTATGAATTTGCTATCAGCAACGAACATGTTGTAGTACGTACTGAAAGCCGCAGCACTATTGTGGGTGCAAGATCCTTTGAAGTCGCACCTGTATCACCCATAGCTCGTAGTATCCTCAATCAATTTGAGTTAACAACACGGTTTCGGCAAGCGGGTGTAGAAATTTTGCAAGCAAAAGTTCCGAATCAGGGTGTTGCTTTGCGCGATCGCGCCCGTGAAATTCTCAACAATGAGTCTGAAGTTCAATTTGCCGGACGTGTCCTAATCGATCCAATATCCCAACAACCTGTAGTTTACACCGAAAACCTTTTTGTCAAATTTGACAGCGAAGAAGAGTCAAGGGTCTGCCAAGAGGTTTTAAGACGTTACAGCTTAACAATTAAACGCCAACTTGAATACGCACGAAATGCTTATTTTGTCAGCGCGCCTGCAAATACTGGTATGGCCGTCTTTGACATTGCCGAGAGACTTCTGAATGAGGAATCAGTGGAACTGTGCCATCCTGAACTAGCGCGTGAATCACGCCAACGTCAGGTTTTCCCACAGCAGTGGCACTTAAAGCAAACAACAATTAATGGTAAGATAATCAATGCCCACGCCAACGTTGAAGCAGCTTGGAAGTTGAGCGATGGCACTGGGACAATTATTGCAATTATCGACGACGGTGTGGATCTCGATCATGAAGAATTCCGCTCCTCTGGCAAAATTGTTGCCCCGCGTGATGTTACACGTAAAACGAACAATCCCAGACCAGGAAACGACAATAACCACGGTACATCCTGTGCCGGCGTAGCTTGTGGAAACGGCAACTTTGGGGCATCTGGTGTCGCACCGGGTGCAAAACTCATGCCGATTCGTTTAGCTTCGGCGCTGGGGTCACAAGATGAAGCAGATGCTTTTATTTGGGCGGCTCAAAATGGTGCTGATGTGATTTCTTGTAGCTGGGGGCCAGCAGATGGTACTTGGTTTGAGCCAGACGATCCTGTACACAAGCAAAAAGTACCTCTGCCTGATTCCACACGACTTGCTATAGATTTTGCAATCAATAAGGGGCGCAACGGCAAGGGTTGTGTAGTTTTATTCGCCGCTGGCAATGGTAATGAAAGCGTGGATAATGATGGTTACGCCAGCTACCAAAAAGTGATTGCGGTGGCAGCTTGTAATGACTACGGTAAGAGAAGCGCTTACAGTGACTTTGGTCAAGCGGTCTGGTGCGCCTTCCCCAGCAACAATGGTGATAGTTCTCAAACCTCTGGAATTTGGACGACCGATCGCTCTGGTGTACTTGGTTATAATTCGGGTAATCAGAATTTAGGTGACGCCGCAGGCAACTACACAAACGAATTTGGTGGAACTTCCAGCGCTTGTCCGGGTGCTGCGGGTGTTGCAGCCTTAATTCTTGCCAGAAACCCAAATCTGCGTTGGGATGAAGTGCGAGATATTTTTAAACGTTCTAGCGATCGCATTGACCCCACTGGAGGTAAATACGATACCAATGGTCACAGCCCTTTCTACGGTTACGGTCGAATCAATGCTCTCAAAGCTGTAGAGTTAGCCAAGCCTGCTCAAACATCGCCCATTAGCATATTTAAAGCAGTCCAAGATATCCCAATTAACGACTTGCAAGTATCAACATTATCGTTGGCGATCGCTAATACCAGCCTTCTGAAATCCATCAAAGTTCTAGTAGATATCGAGCATACTTATATTGGGGATCTTGTAGTTACTCTCCTTCCCCCAGTGCAAATCGGTATATTGCCAATAGTTCTGCACGATCGCCAGGGCGGAGCTACAGATAATATCAAAACAACTTATGATGAGGTAAACACCCCTAAACTTGCTGCCTTCAAAGGTAAAAGTCCTCAAGGAACCTGGACTCTAGAAGTTGCAGATAAAGCTAACGCAGATATAGGAAAGATTCGGAGTTTGACCATTGAAATTGGATTTTAA